The genome window AACATCCATTATTTCAGTGTTTTGACCGAGTTCAACCTCTGATGCCATTTGATCCAGCATTTCGTTCATCCTGGAAATATAGTCCTGGTATGTTTTTTTCAATTTGCCGGCATCTTTCAAAATATTTCCCCTTTTGCATATGGTCTGATGCATGCGCATGCGGAAGGATTCAACCAGATCGAATTGCAGGTTGATGAATTCCAGAGCCTCCGGGGTTCTTTCATTATGGAAATATGACTTGTTCCTGTTAAAAACCGTATGGCACGAAACATTGATCGAATCATTGGAATATTCACAGTTGGCAATGATACGGAAACAAAGGTCATAACCTTTACCGGAGACTTTTCCGCTCGAGCGGTCCCTGATGACCTTAGCCCCATTCTTATCGTTACCCGCATAAGCATCAAAGTCAGCCCAGGTAATGTCTCTTTCCGGTTTCCAGTATATCCAGGGGTTAGCTTCGCAATTATTAACACCTGAATAGCCGAAAATTATGGTTTTTTCAGTTACTTCCGGTTTTACCTTCAGCTTGTTTTCTTCAGGGATAAGGTCAAATCCATTATCGTCGACAGGCAGTATCATTATCTTATCCTCATCATAGGCAAAGTCGTCCGGTTTGCATAATGGCATCAGGAAAGGCTCTGTATAATCATAGAATAGCAGGGCGGCAGATGAATGAAAATGTTTTATTTCTCCGGCGATGTTCATCTCAAAGGTGTAATCCAGTTTTATCGTTTCGGGAATGGATTCACCCTCTTCGCCAAATCTGTAATGAATTGTATATTGTATCTCCAGGCATTGTGGGTATTCTGTTCTCTTACCAGCTTGAACTGCATGTTTGCTTGTCCTGGGTTTATAATTCAGGGTTAAATATTTAACAAACCTGGAACTCGCATCGACCACAGCTTCACCGGAGAAAAATGCATCCGTCACGTTAATAGGATGGAAGGTTATAACAGAGTATGTCTTTCCCTCTTCATAAAATTTATTGACAATATTGCATTCTGTTTTTTTTCTGAAAGCCGCTTTATTTAATGATAACGGTGATACCGGATAATCTTCGCCGGTATGTTTTCCCATAATCCGTATGTTTTTTAATAAACTGACCGCAGGGCCCGAGCCTGCCGGGATAATATCACGTTCTGTTGCAATGAACCGGCCATTTTTCAGATCAAGGGCTTCTATTTCCCCGGCTCCGGTTAGGCGGGCCTGGTAAAATGCTTCATAAACCTCTGCGATTTGTTCTGGGCCGGTTCGGGTAACAAGCGATAGGAAGGAACGTGACGAAAGGGTATTTTTACCGGTTAGCGTGTTTTCTATTCCTTCAAAAAGGATATTTGCCGCTTTGTTCCTTTCATTTTCCGTTTTTTGATCTGTCAGGGAAACACCGTTTGTGACTGCTAAACAGGTTTGTGGGTATGGCAGGAAGGAACTGCTGACCATACATGCAAGGATCAGAAGATTGTTGATTTTCATGACTGTGGATTTTTATGATAAATTGTGCTATTGCCAAACCATCACGCTTTTTACATCAATGGGTGTAATGCATTTCAACGGGTTTAATGGTTTGAATAAATCCTTTTCAGGAGAGCTGGTCCGTCATGAATAATAGTTGTAAATAAAATTCCAAAATCACGCCATTGCGCTTAATTGTCAGATAGTCAGCGGCCTGATGATTGTTTATGGTTGTATAAAAGCATTGCTTTTTGTCCGTTGAGGGACAAACTTGTACAATTATGGACACAGGATCAGGGCCAGAGTTTTTTGCCCGGCATCCAGGGGATTAATCCTGATGATTTGCCAATAAATTCTGCATAAGCGGGTTTGCGTGATACCATTCGTTTATCGATCATAGGTACGCTGATGAAGGAGAACAGCAGGATCATGGCAACAGGTCCTGCGAGCACCCACCATTGGAAAGTTGATGCCTGCATGGAAAATACCGACAATCCGACCCAGAAAGTCACTTCCCCGAAGTAATTGGGGTGTCTTGATAATTTCCAAAGTCCGCTTCTGATAAAGTCATCCGGATTGGTTCTCTTTTTTAAATAGGCAACAAGCTGCTCGTCGGAAACCAATTCCATGGTTATGGCAAAAAAGGTGATAATAATGGCAATGACTTCATTGATTGAAAAACCTGCATAGGAAGCCGTGATAGCAGGATACACAGCCATGCATCCCAGGAAGACAAGGATGGTAGGGAATAGATGTATTCCCAGGAAACTGATGGGCCAATACATCGAAGGGAATTGTCTCCGGAAGTCTGCATATCTCCAGTCCTCATCCTTCATGCCTTTCCAGCGCCTCACCCAGTTCAGCGTCAACCTTGTCCCCCAAATACAAACCAGGATGAAGATGATCCAGGCAACAGGAGATTGCCAGCCCTCACTACCCATCATCCAGTAAAGCAAAATGGGAATTGGGGCCACGCTCCAGTAAGGGTCATATACCGAGGAGTTGTTGAAGATCATTGAAAAGATGAAAATTACCACAGTTGCTACAAGATCCAGGATGGCTACTGTTAGTAACGGATGGTATTCCTTGAACCAGGGATACAATAACCATGTTGTGCCAAGAGCAGCGGCGTATACCAGCAATATGACGAGAAGTCCTGAAAACTTATTCATATCTCAGATGTTTTACTTTTATCTTTGTACAAATATATCAATTAATCAACAGGAGGAATATTTATGAAAAAGCTAAACACGTTAAAAATAGCATTACTAGTTGTGGCCTTGATGTTTTCCTTTGCAGGCATGGCCCAGGTAGAGACCAAATCAGGCA of Bacteroidota bacterium contains these proteins:
- a CDS encoding DUF1295 domain-containing protein, producing the protein MNKFSGLLVILLVYAAALGTTWLLYPWFKEYHPLLTVAILDLVATVVIFIFSMIFNNSSVYDPYWSVAPIPILLYWMMGSEGWQSPVAWIIFILVCIWGTRLTLNWVRRWKGMKDEDWRYADFRRQFPSMYWPISFLGIHLFPTILVFLGCMAVYPAITASYAGFSINEVIAIIITFFAITMELVSDEQLVAYLKKRTNPDDFIRSGLWKLSRHPNYFGEVTFWVGLSVFSMQASTFQWWVLAGPVAMILLFSFISVPMIDKRMVSRKPAYAEFIGKSSGLIPWMPGKKLWP